The following nucleotide sequence is from bacterium.
CCGCGCCTTGCGCGGGGGCCGGAGGAACGGCGGCGCGCCGGCACGAACGCTCCGGCGGTACCAGAGGGGGGAATCCGCATGTACTTCGTGCTTGCCGTCCTGATCATCATCGCCCTGGGACTCCGAAGCGGGATCAAGGTGGTCCGTGAGTACCAGCGGCTCGTGGTGTTCCGCCTCGGCCGCAGCTTTGGGCCGAAAGGGCCGGGCATCGTGTACCTCATCCCGATCGTGGACAAGGCGGTGTGGGTCGACCTCCGCGAGGTGTATCTCGAGATCCCGGCGCAGACGTGCATTACGAAGGACAACGCGCCGATCTCGATCGACTTCCTGATCTACTGGAAGGTCATCGACCCCCAACTCAGCGTGATCCAGGTCGGCAACTTCGCCGGGGCGGCCCAGGGCATCGCGACCACCGGCCTCAGAGCCGTGATCGGCGACATCATTCTCGACGACGTGCTCGCGAAGCGCGATCAGATCAACCAGGTGTTGCGCACCAAACTCGACGAGGTCACCGAGCGGTGGGGCGTCAAGGTGACCACGGTC
It contains:
- a CDS encoding SPFH domain-containing protein yields the protein MYFVLAVLIIIALGLRSGIKVVREYQRLVVFRLGRSFGPKGPGIVYLIPIVDKAVWVDLREVYLEIPAQTCITKDNAPISIDFLIYWKVIDPQLSVIQVGNFAGAAQGIATTGLRAVIGDIILDDVLAKRDQINQVLRTKLDEVTERWGVKVTTVEIREITPPKDVQEAMTRQMSAERSRRALVTEADGKKQAAITIAEGAKQAAILNAEGDRQAAILRAEGFSLALDKIFSVAKTVDTNTMSLQYLEALKSLGAGASTKFIFPMEFARFLQPFVAPPAKPDGGPR